A DNA window from Aquarana catesbeiana isolate 2022-GZ linkage group LG01, ASM4218655v1, whole genome shotgun sequence contains the following coding sequences:
- the MLEC gene encoding malectin has translation MPAPVTWAPAAALLCCLLATLIAQGAGLGDKVIWAVNAGGDAHIDVHGIHYRKDPLEGRVGRASDYGLKLPILRSNTEDQILYQTERYNEDSFGYEIPIREEGEYVLVLKFAEVYFAQSQQKVFDVRVNGHIVVKDLDIFDRVGHSTAHDEIIPIVIRKGKLSVQGEVSTFTGKLNVEFVKGYYDNPKVCALYLMKGTVDEVPKLQPHPGLEKKEEEEEDEEDEGPSTKKQSNKNRVQSGPRTPNPYASDNSSLMFPILVAFGVFIPTLFCLCRL, from the exons ATGCCCGCTCCGGTGACCTGGGCCCCAGCGGCCGCTCTGCTCTGCTGTTTGCTCGCTACGCTCATCGCACAAGGAGCCGGCCTGGGGGACAAGGTGATCTGGGCTGTCAATGCCGGGGGCGATGCTCATATAGACGTGCACGGCATCCACTACCGGAAGGACCCGCTGGAGGGCAGAGTAGGCAGAG CATCAGACTATGGATTGAAATTGCCAATTTTACGGTCAAATACTGAAGATCAGATTCTGTACCAGACCGAGCGCTATAATGAGGACAGCTTTGGATACGAGATCCCGATAAGGGAAGAAGGAGAATACGTTTTGGTGTTAAAATTTGCAGAGGTCTATTTTGCACAGTCCCAGCAGAAG GTGTTTGATGTGCGTGTGAATGGCCATATTGTGGTGAAAGACCTGGATATATTTGACCGTGTGGGACACAGTACAGCACATGATGAAATCATACCAATTGTCATCAGGAAGGGTAAACTGAGTGTACAAGGGGAAGTCTCCACCTTTACTGGGAAGCTCAATGTCGAGTTTGTAAAG GGATATTACGATAACCCCAAAGTATGTGCGCTTTACCTCATGAAAGGAACAGTTGATG aggTGCCAAAACTGCAGCCTCATCCTGGCCtagagaagaaggaagaggaggaagaagatgaagaggatgaAGGCCCAAGTACAAAGAAGCAAAGCAACAAGAACCGTGTGCAGTCTGGTCCTCGCACTCCTAACCCATATGCCTCAGACAACAGCAGCCTCATGTTTCCAATCTTGGTGGCCTTTGGAGTGTTTATCCCCACACTCTTCTGCCTATGCCGGCTATAG